The genomic DNA ATCGAACCATCGCCACCGAGCACGATGACCAGGTCCGCCTCGCCAGTCGAAAAATCGTATTTAAATTCCAAGTCCTCAGCGACAATGTCCGCGCGCTCGGCGATTGCCGGACGCAACCTTTTCAGTTCCGCGCGAACTCGTTCACGGTCGGGCACGCCGAGTATGACAACCCGAGGTCGAACGCTGGGGTCAGTCCCCCAAAGCGGTTGAGGACGTTGTGATTGAGAGTCGGGCATGCGCGGGCACACAGTTAGAGCAAGTGATGAAGCGAGCATCACTATAGCTGATGAAGTACATCACCGAGAAAAGCAGGTTGGCCTGGTGGCTTCCTTTTGACGAAATGAAGCACACAGGCCATCGGAACTGACTAGTTCTGAATCGCAACACTGGCGCAAGATTGGTCGCGACAGACTTCAGCGATCGCCGCCGAGCTAAGTGAACTGGCATGCAACAGATCGTTTCGATCACCGTGCTCAATGAACTCATCGGGTATGGCAAGCACAGTCACGCCACGCGTATCCAAACGTTGCTCCACGGCCGATTCGATAAAGGCGGAACCAAACCCACCCATCTTTGCACCTTCTTCGACCGTGACCACAAACTTATCTGCTTCGATCACGCGGCGAACCATCTCGTGGTCGATTGGCTTAACAAACCGAGCATTAATGACTTCGATGTCGAGTTCGCCGGCAAGCTGCTCGGCCGCTTCGAGCGCCTGATCAAGCAATGCACCAAAGGCCACGATCGTTCCATCGGTTCCCTCGCGGACCACTTCGCTCTTACCAAGCTCGATGGGGGACGGAGCGCGATCAAGTTCAAGTGCGGACGCCTTCGGGTAACGAATGCTTGAAGCATGCTCGAATTGCAACGCTGCATCAAGCATCATTGAAACCTCGCCGGCATAGCCCGGTGCCATGCAGATCATGTTCGGAAACACACGCATGTATCCGATATCAAAGAGTCCATGGTGCGTTGGCCCATCGGGTCCGGTTAATCCAGCACGATCGAGCAGGAACACAACTGGTAAATCTTGCAGTGCGACCTCTTGGAAGATTTGATCGTAACTTCGTTGCAAGAAGGTGCTGTAGATATCGACGATTGGTCGAAGCCCGGTTTTACACTGACCCGCCGCGAAGGCAACCGCGTGTGATTCGCAAATGCCAACATCAAAGAAGCGATCGGGAAATTGTTCCCGAACGGGTTCAAGCTTGTTGCCCTGGCACATCGCCGCAGTGATGACAGTGACTCTTTCGTCGGCTGCCATTTGTTTGCGAATCGCTTCACGAGCGTGAAACGTGTACGCTGGATTGCCGTCGCTCTTTAAGGTGATGACCTCACCCGACTTCTCTTGGAAAGCCGGCGGGGTGTGGAAATAAACAGGGTCTTCGGCCGCAGGCTTGTAGCCGTGTCCCTTTTCGGTAACAACGTGCAATAAGACCGGTCCCGACGTTTCTCGAGCCATCGCAAGGTACTTGCGAAGCAAAGTCGTATCGTGCCCGTCGATGGGGCCGACATAGCGGATCCCCAATTCTTCGAACAACATCCCACCAAGCAATCCAGCTTTGACGCCTTCCTTCATCTGTGCGAGCAATCGTTCGGCGGGATCGCCAAACATGGGAACTCGATCGAGCAGCTTCACGACTTCGCTCTTGAGGCCCGAATACAACGGTGTGCCCCGAAGTCGATCTAGATACTGGGCAACCGAACCTACCCGATGACAAATCGACATTTTGTTGTCGTTAAGCACGATCGTCAGATCGTCGCCAAGTTCGCCAGCATTGTTGAGTGCTTCAAACACGATGCCGCTTGGGAATGCACCGTCACCAATCACGGCCACAGACTTTCGATTCGGCTCACCGCGCAACTTGTCGCCGCTGCGAAGACCCACCGCAGTGGAAACGCTGCATCCCGCATGGCCGGTCATGAACAGGTCGTATTCGCTTTCGTGCGGATTGGGATACCCCATCAATCCACCCTGGGTGCGAATAGAAGCGAAATCGTGATAACGCCCCGTGACCAACTTGTGAGGATAAATTTGGTGGCCGGTGTCCCAGATCAATCGGTCGCTGCGAAAATCAAACTCGCAGTGCAGGGCCAAACAGAGCTCCACGACACCAAGATTGGACGCGAAGTGGGCCGTTCGCGTCGCCAACAAGTTGCAGAGCACATCGCGAATTTCCGAAGCCACCATCTGCAATTGGTCGGGCGTCATATCCCGCAGCGGCATTGCATCGGTCAATCCAGCCAACAACGGGTGCTGACCAAGGGGATGATGACCTTGATCGTCTTGGGTTGCGGATTTTGACTGACCGGGATCAGTTCCGCTTTTACTGTGAGATCGGTTATTCAATTTGTTCGCTCCAATACGTAGTCCGCCAACCACAGTAACCGCTCGGCGGAGTCCGCGAAAAACAAAGCTTCGCGTTTTGATGCTTCGATCAATTCGCGTGCTTTCTCTCGAGAGGCCTCAATGCCTAGTAATCCTGGGTATGTCAATTTTCCTCGATCGGCGTCTTTGCCTGCTCGTTTGCCCAACGTGTCAGTGTCGGCCGTGTAATCCAAGTTGTCGTCAGTGACCTGAAAAGCAAGTCCCAAATGTTCGGCATATCGGCCCAGCGAAGCCCGAGCTTCCTCGCTGGCACCGGATAATACGGCTCCCAAATCCAATGAGGCCGAAAACAACGCCCCGGTTTTGCGGCGGTGAATCGACTGCAAGGAGGCCAGCAATGCAGCACTGGATTCCCCACCTTCGGGTGATGATCCCAGTACTGTACGGCCTTTGACACCCATTGGGTCGGTTTCGGCCATCAAATCATCAGCTTGACCGCCAACAAGGTGGGCCGCGCCCGCCGCTTTAGCGAGAATTCGTGTCGCTTCGATCGCTCGCTGGGGATCGCGAACGTGATTGGCAATTTGCGCGAACGCCTCGGCCTGCAACGCATCACCGGCAAGAATCGCGATCGCTTCGTCAAATTCGATGTGCACGGTAGGCCGACCTCGACGCAGGTCATCGTCGTCCATTGCCGGCAAATCGTCGTGAATCAACGAGTACGCGTGGATCATTTCCACCGCGACGGCGCCTGGCATGACCTCGGCGATCGCTGAATCCGTCAGATTGCCCAGCATTCCGCCGCACGCTTCCGCTGCCATCAAGACCAACAACGGTCTCAATCGTTTGCCGGGCGCCAGAACAGCGTAACGCATCGCATCAGCGAGTCTGGTCGGACACCCATCGCCAAAGTTGCACGCAGCGATCAAGCCGGCCTCAACAGCAGGCCTTAGATCGTCGACGCCACGATAGGCGTCAGTAGAAGCGGAAGAGATAGGCACGATGGAGCGGGTTCGCGGAAAGCAGGCTGAATGACGAACTGCCGAGCAGGGTTACGTGGACGTCACTCCACCAGTTTAAAAAAGCCCAGCCTCGCCGTCCACGCTATCTCCATCAAGGGCATCATCGTCACCATCAGCGACACGTGGGGTGCGTTTGGACGTTGATTTCGACTTCGACGCAGTCGGCTTGCCAGCGGCGGATCGAAATTCAGTTTCCGGCATCGGCTCGGTGATAGGGTTGCCATCAACGTCAAAACCCGACAACAAAGTAACTTTCTGCTCCGCTTTCGCCAAAATCTTGTGGCATTCCTTCAGACGCCGAACGCCCAACTCGTATTGCGATAGGGAGTCCGTCAAGTCAAGTTCGCCCGATTCGAGCTTTCGAACGATCGCTTCAACTTCCGCAACCGCGACTTCATAAGTCATCGATGCATCTAACGAATCGCCCTCGCCGTTGCCACCGGCATGGGATGCGGAGCGTGCTGCCTTCTTCTTCGCCATCGTTTCTCTCGACACCTGTTTCTTTTTGACACCTGGCCGAATGTAACCTAGGTATTCCCTATAGCCACACGCTACCGCTTTACCGCGACATCCGCTTGGGATTCGTTTCGGTCAGGCTGTGACTGTTGTAGTGATCCTAACGTCTTTCACCTCTTTTTGTCTTCACTGGTACCCTCATGGCGCGTAAGTCTCGACCAAAAAATCGAAACAACGCTGCTGCGTCGAAAAAAAAGCCAAGCGTTGCACAAACGGTTGCTTCCGAGTTGCCTGCGCCATCCGAGGCTGCGCCGTCGGAGGCGACACCACTTCACACCGCACAAGCCGAGCCAGCGCAAGTGGAGCCAGCGCAAGTGGAGCCTGAGCAAGTGGAGGCCACACAAGCTGAGACTTTGCAAGCTGAGCCTCTGCAAGCCGATGCTGCGTCACCTGAATCCACGTCAGTCATAGACGCGATTGGCAATAACACTCGATTGATTGAACGATTGCTCGAGCAAGTAGCAAGCCTGGAATCTCGCTCAAGCGTGCCCCCGTTTGCGAGCGAATCCAACGAAGACTTGCTTGCGGAAATTGCTGCGGCGAACGACGAGATCGCTGAACTTCAACATCGTAACGAGCATCTTCTTGCCGAACGAGGCAAACTCGTCTCGGACCTTCAGGCCCGTGACGCACGTATCAGCGAATTGCAACAGCAATCCGAAGACTTGGCCAAGCGAGCGGCGCACACGCATGTCAACCAAGCCGTCGCGACCAACCAGTCCGGCAGC from Rubripirellula amarantea includes the following:
- the dxs gene encoding 1-deoxy-D-xylulose-5-phosphate synthase, translated to MLAGLTDAMPLRDMTPDQLQMVASEIRDVLCNLLATRTAHFASNLGVVELCLALHCEFDFRSDRLIWDTGHQIYPHKLVTGRYHDFASIRTQGGLMGYPNPHESEYDLFMTGHAGCSVSTAVGLRSGDKLRGEPNRKSVAVIGDGAFPSGIVFEALNNAGELGDDLTIVLNDNKMSICHRVGSVAQYLDRLRGTPLYSGLKSEVVKLLDRVPMFGDPAERLLAQMKEGVKAGLLGGMLFEELGIRYVGPIDGHDTTLLRKYLAMARETSGPVLLHVVTEKGHGYKPAAEDPVYFHTPPAFQEKSGEVITLKSDGNPAYTFHAREAIRKQMAADERVTVITAAMCQGNKLEPVREQFPDRFFDVGICESHAVAFAAGQCKTGLRPIVDIYSTFLQRSYDQIFQEVALQDLPVVFLLDRAGLTGPDGPTHHGLFDIGYMRVFPNMICMAPGYAGEVSMMLDAALQFEHASSIRYPKASALELDRAPSPIELGKSEVVREGTDGTIVAFGALLDQALEAAEQLAGELDIEVINARFVKPIDHEMVRRVIEADKFVVTVEEGAKMGGFGSAFIESAVEQRLDTRGVTVLAIPDEFIEHGDRNDLLHASSLSSAAIAEVCRDQSCASVAIQN
- a CDS encoding polyprenyl synthetase family protein; its protein translation is MPISSASTDAYRGVDDLRPAVEAGLIAACNFGDGCPTRLADAMRYAVLAPGKRLRPLLVLMAAEACGGMLGNLTDSAIAEVMPGAVAVEMIHAYSLIHDDLPAMDDDDLRRGRPTVHIEFDEAIAILAGDALQAEAFAQIANHVRDPQRAIEATRILAKAAGAAHLVGGQADDLMAETDPMGVKGRTVLGSSPEGGESSAALLASLQSIHRRKTGALFSASLDLGAVLSGASEEARASLGRYAEHLGLAFQVTDDNLDYTADTDTLGKRAGKDADRGKLTYPGLLGIEASREKARELIEASKREALFFADSAERLLWLADYVLERTN
- the xseB gene encoding exodeoxyribonuclease VII small subunit, with translation MAKKKAARSASHAGGNGEGDSLDASMTYEVAVAEVEAIVRKLESGELDLTDSLSQYELGVRRLKECHKILAKAEQKVTLLSGFDVDGNPITEPMPETEFRSAAGKPTASKSKSTSKRTPRVADGDDDALDGDSVDGEAGLF